The following are from one region of the Passer domesticus isolate bPasDom1 chromosome 13, bPasDom1.hap1, whole genome shotgun sequence genome:
- the LOC135280151 gene encoding neuropeptide Y receptor type 2-like: MGPLEGANSTFTVEKTALDERLPHSWHAKDFVAPTQDLSGSRSVMMDSTKILGVQVILIAAYSLIILLGFIGNSLVIYIIVKYKTMRTVTNFFIANLALADLMVDTLCLPFTLVYTLLDEWKFGAVLCHLVPYAQALSVHVSTLTLTVIALDRYRCIVFHLDSRISKRLSFTIIAVMWLAAAILAGPLAIFREFRYEEIPSINLKMAVCSEKWPSANNRDATIYSLSMLLLQYVLPLAIICYAYTRIWFKLKNHVSPTSRNENQCRRRKTTKMLVMVVVVFAVCWLPFHIFQLAIDLDLVLIFHEYKLLYTVFHVGAMCSTFVNPLLYGWMNKNYRNGFLMFFRCQNKPESIHTEGSVRGRSYIFRANTLNGSIKQTPGNGALPTEV, from the coding sequence ATGGGGCCATTGGAGGGAGCCAACAGCACATTCACCGTGGAGAAGACAGCATTAGATGAGAGGCTGCCACACAGCTGGCATGCCAAGGACTTTGTCGCTCCTACCCAGGACCTCTCTGGTTCCCGCAGTGTCATGATGGACAGCACCAAGATCCTGGGGGTCCAGGTCATCCTGATTGCTGCCTACTCCCTCATCATTCTGCTGGGCTTCATCGGAAACTCCCTGGTCATCTACATCATAGTGAAGTACAAGACCATGAGGACTGTCACCAACTTCTTCATAGCTAACCTGGCCCTGGCAGACCTGATGGTGGACACGCTCTGCCTGCCTTTCACCCTAGTGTACACCCTGCTGGACGAGTGGAAGTTTGGAGCTGTCCTTTGTCACCTGGTTCCTTATGCTCAGGCTCTGAGTGTCCATGTGTCCACTCTCACCCTGACTGTGATTGCCCTGGACAGGTACCGCTGTATTGTTTTCCACCTGGACAGCAGGATTTCCAAGAGGCTCAGCTTCACCATCATAGCTGTCAtgtggctggcagcagccatcCTAGCAGGGCCTCTGGCCATCTTCAGGGAGTTCCGATACGAGGAAATCCCATCCATTAACCTCAAAATGGCTGTTTGCTCAGAAAAATGGCCCTCTGCTAACAACAGAGATGCCACCATCTACAGTCTGTCCATGCTCCTCCTGCAGTATGTTCTTCCTCTTGCAATTATTTGTTATGCCTACACCAGGATCTGGTTCAAGCTGAAAAACCACGTCAGTCCCACTTCTAGGAATGAAAACcagtgcaggaggaggaagacaacCAAAATGCTCGTGATGGTAGTTGTGGTATTTGCAGTCTGCTGGCTCCCCTTCCACATATTCCAGCTTGCCATTGATCTTGACCTGGTTCTTATCTTCCATGAGTACAAACTCCTGTACACTGTCTTCCATGTGGGGGCCATGTGCTCTACGTTTGTCAACCCCCTGCTCTATGGATGGATGAACAAGAACTACAGGAATGGCTTCCTTATGTTCTTCCGTTGCCAGAACAAGCCTGAAAGCATCCACACTGAAGGCTCAGTTAGAGGGAGGTCTTACATCTTCAGGGCCAACACCCTAAATGGGAGCATCAAACAGACTCCTGGCAATGGAGCACTGCCCACAGAGGTTTAG